Proteins from a single region of Corylus avellana chromosome ca11, CavTom2PMs-1.0:
- the LOC132165234 gene encoding uncharacterized protein LOC132165234: MNVWGYGRNKVSKEHFYWAGVLAGGEGMFSKCNSEEMALFVGLARRIWLRQNDILHEGTFSHPQAISLQVKQAVEDFKKAQMEGDDDMLVREHQRSNYWMAPSLGWFKANWDASFDNKASRMGLGVVIICDQNGGLFAARCGVRMGSLSPARAETMAALLAIRQCKELGLTHVHVEGDAKSIIDAVNCELAK; this comes from the coding sequence ATGAATGTGTGGGGGTATGGGAGGAATAAAGTTTCAAAAGAGCACTTTTACTGGGCCGGGGTTCTTGCAGGTGGTGAAGGCATGTTTAGTAAGTGCAATAGTGAGGAAATGGCTCTTTTTGTAGGGTTGGCCAGACGTATCTGGTTGAGACAGAACGATATCCTTCACGAGGGTACCTTCTCTCACCCACAAGCGATCTCGTTACAAGTGAAACAGGCCGTGGAAGATTTTAAGAAAGCTCAGATGGAGGGGGACGACGATATGTTGGTCAGGGAGCATCAACGGTCGAATTATTGGATGGCTCCTAGTCTGGGCTGGTTCAAAGCTAATTGGGACGCATCGTTCGATAACAAGGCTAGTCGTATGGGACTGGGTGTGGTGATAATTTGTGACCAAAATGGAGGTTTATTTGCAGCTCGGTGTGGGGTCCGGATGGGGAGTCTTTCTCCGGCAAGAGCTGAAACCATGGCTGCTTTACTGGCAATTCGGCAGTGTAAGGAATTGGGTCTCACCCATGTTCATGTGGAGGGAGATGCAAAAAGTATTATTGATGCTGTCAATTGTGAGCTAGCAAAATAG
- the LOC132165665 gene encoding kinesin-like protein KIN-7B translates to MVGTPATPLSKVHRTLSFTPGGPKIHEEKILVTVRMRPLSRKEQAMYDLIAWDCIDEHTIVFKNPNHERTATTYAFDNVFGLECSTQKVYEEGAKDVALSALTGMNATIFAYGQTSSGKTFTMRGITENAVKDIYEHIRNHPERDFVLRVSAMEIYNETVIDLLNRESGPLRLLDDPEKGTIVEKLVEEAVKDGQHLRHLISICEAQRQVGETALNDKSSRSHQIIRLTIKSSLRESSGRVKSFIASLNLVDLAGSERASQTNADGTRLKEGSHINRSLLTLTTVIRKLSGGKRSGHVPYRDSKLTRILQSSLGGNARTAIICTMSPALSHVEQTRNTLSFATSAKEVTNNAQVNMVVADKTLVKHLQKEVARLEAELRSPEPSSSSCLRSLLEEKDLKIQRMEREMEDLKRQRDLAQSQLELERKSHKVQKGLDQCGPSCQVARCLSFPGENESVSCKSTPVTRPRNAVGRQAMMRQSVTSTDPSMLVHEIRKLEQLQRQLGDEANRALEVLHKEVASHRIGSGETAETIANLLSEIKGMQAVSSASEEIVIGDKANLMEEINRLKSQGGTIESLEKKLENVQESIDKLASSFASSEETPDCKTQSKKKKFLPFAMSNNANMQNIIRSPCSPLSSSRKVMDYETENKVPEQNDVVPSSVTFPRPCQATPVKSDEHGHFIPSREGTPATQQSNSVNVKKMQRMFKNAAEENIRSIRAYVTELKERVAKLQYQKQLLVCQVLELETVAGTDEPNVIDKTPPKPWHLKFEDERKQIVMLWHLCHVSIVHRTQFYVLFRGDPADEIYMEVELKRLTWLEQHFAELGNASPALLGDEPAGSVSASIKALKQEREYLAKRVSCKLTAEEREMLYTKWEVPPVGKQRRLQLVNKLWTDPHNMQHVQESAEIVAKLVGFCESGEHVSKEMFELNFARPSDKKTWMGWNLISNLLNL, encoded by the exons ATGGTTGGGACTCCAGCGACTCCATTGTCTAAGGTACATAGGACCCTGTCATTCACCCCAGGTGGTCCAAAAATTCATGAGGAGAAAATATTAGTCACTGTTCGGATGAGGCCTCTCAGCCGGAAGGAACAAGCAATGTATGATCTTATTGCTTGGGATTGCATAGATGAGCACACCATTGTATTCAAGAACCCAAATCATGAGCGCACTGCAACCACCTATGCCTTCG ATAACGTTTTTGGACTTGAATGCTCAACTCAGAAGGTTTATGAAGAAGGTGCTAAGGATGTTGCTTTATCTGCACTTACAGGAATGAATG CAACAATTTTTGCATATGGGCAGACTAGCAGTGGTAAGACATTTACCATGAGAGGAATTACTGAAAATGCTGTTAAGGACATCTATGAACACATCAGGAAT CACCCTGAGAGGGATTTTGTTTTGAGAGTTTCTGCAATGGAGATTTACAATGAAACTGTCATAGACCTTCTGAATCGTGAATCTGGTCCTCTTCGGCTTCTAGATGATCCTGAG AAAGGGACCATTGTGGAAAAACTTGTCGAAGAAGCTGTTAAGGATGGCCAACATCTACGGCATTTAATTAGCATCTGTGAAG CTCAAAGGCAGGTGGGAGAAACTGCTCTAAACGATAAAAGCTCAAGATCACATCAAATAATCAGGCTG ACCATAAAGAGTAGCCTGCGGGAAAGTTCAGGCCGTGTTAAATCTTTCATAGCAAGTTTG AATCTTGTGGACCTTGCTGGAAGTGAGCGTGCCTCCCAAACAAATGCGGATGGTACAAGATTGAAGGAAGGCAGTCACATCAACCGTAGCTTGTTGACACTCACAACAGTGATCAGGAAATTAAG TGGTGGCAAAAGGAGTGGTCATGTACCATACAGGGACTCAAAACTTACACGAATTTTGCAGTCGTCACTAGGGGGAAATGCTCGGACTGCAATTATATGCACCATGAGTCCAGCTTTGAGCCATGTGGAGCAAACAAGGAATACACTCTCGTTTGCAACTAGTGCAAAGGAAGTTACCAACAATGCGCAAGTAAACATG GTTGTTGCCGACAAGACACTAGTGAAGCATTTACAGAAGGAAGTGGCCAGACTTGAAGCAGAGCTGCGAAGTCCtgagccttcttcatcttcatgtTTGAGGTCTTTACTCGAGGAGAAGGACTTAAAAATACAGCGG ATGGAAAGGGAGATGGAAGACCTAAAGCGCCAGAGAGACCTTGCACAATCCCAACTTGAACTAGAGAGAAAATCACACAAAGTGCAGAAG GGGTTAGACCAATGTGGGCCTTCTTGTCAAGTCGCTAGGTGTCTTTCTTTTCCAGGTGAGAATGAATCCGTTTCCTGTAAATCTACGCCAGTAACTAGGCCCAGGAATGCAGTTGGAAGACAGGCAATGATGAGGCAATCGGTTACTTCAACAGATCCATCCATGCTTGTGCATGAAATCCGAAAGCTCGAGCAGCTGCAGAGGCAGCTTGGTGACGAAGCAAATCGGGCACTAGAAGTACTGCATAAGGAGGTTGCTTCACACAGAATAGGAAGTGGAGAAACTGCTGAAACAATTGCGAATCTGCTGTCTGAAATAAAGGGCATGCAAGCAGTTAGCTCCGCTTCAGAAGAAATTGTGATTGGCGATAAGGCCAACCTGATGGAAGAAATAAATCGATTAAAGTCTCAAGGAGGCACTATAGAATCTCTTGAAAAGAAGCTTGAGAATGTTCAGGAATCTATAGACAAGCTTGCTTCATCTTTTGCAAGTAGCGAAGAGACTCCTGACTGCAAGACCCAATCTAAAAAGAAGAAGTTTCTTCCTTTTGCCATGAGCAACAATGCAAACATGCAAAATATAATCCGATCCCCATGCTCACCTCTGTCGTCTTCTCGTAAGGTGATGGATTATGAGACAGAGAACAAAGTCCCTGAGCAAAATGATGTTGTGCCTAGTAGTGTTACATTCCCAAGGCCTTGTCAAGCAACTCCAGTAAAGAGTGATGAACATGGTCATTTTATCCCATCAAGAGAGGGAACACCTGCTACACAGCAATCGAACTCAGTTAACGTGAAGAAAATGCAGAGGATGTTCAAGAATGCTGCTGAGGAGAACATTCGGAGCATTAGAGCCTATGTTACCGAGTTAAAGGAACGGGTGGCAAAGTTACAATACCAAAAGCAGCTTCTGGTTTGCCAG GTATTGGAGCTGGAGACTGTGGCCGGAACTGATGAACCCAATGTAATTGATAAGACTCCACCAAAGCCATGGCACTTAAAGTTTGAGGACGAGAGAAAGCAAATTGTGATGTTATGGCATTTGTGCCATGTCTCAATTGTGCACCGTACTCAATTTTACGTGTTATTCAGGGGAGACCCTGCCGATGAGATATATATGGAGGTGGAACTTAAAAGGTTGACATGGTTGGAGCAGCACTTCGCAGAACTCGGCAATGCAAGCCCCGCACTTCTAGGCGATGAACCTGCAGGCTCTGTTTCGGCAAG TATCAAGGCTCTTAAGCAAGAAAGGGAATATCTGGCTAAGAGGGTGAGTTGTAAGCTAACAGCagaggaaagagaaatgctttACACAAAATGGGAGGTACCTCCGGTAGGAAAACAAAGGAGATTGCAATTGGTGAACAAATTGTGGACGGACCCTCATAACATGCAGCATGTACAAGAGAGTGCTGAAATCGTTGCCAAGTTGGTGGGCTTCTGCGAATCCGGCGAACATGTTAGTAAGGAGATGTTTGAGCTTAACTTTGCACGCCCTTCCGATAAGAAGACATGGATGGGCtggaatttaatttcaaatctcTTAAATCTGTAA
- the LOC132165569 gene encoding eukaryotic translation initiation factor 3 subunit K, whose protein sequence is MGREVEVQYTVEQLVAVNPYNPDILNDLENYVNEQVSSQTYSLDANLCLLRLYQFKPDRMSTQIVSRILVKALMAMPAPDFSLCLFLIPERVQMEEQFKTLIVLSHYLETGRFRQFWDEAAKSRHIVEAVPGFEQAIQAYAIHVLSLTYQKVSRPVLAEAINIEGLSLDKFLEHQVANSGWILEKGHGRGQLIVLPRNEFNHPELKKNAADSVPFEHITRIFPILG, encoded by the exons atgggaagAGAGGTGGAGGTGCAGTACACGGTGGAGCAGCTCGTGGCGGTGAATCCTTACAATCCGGACATCCTTAATGATCTGGAGAACTACGTGAACGAGCAG GTGTCGTCACAAACATACAGTCTTGATGCAAATCTCTGCCTTCTTCGCCTTTATCAG TTTAAGCCAGATCGAATGAGCACCCAAATTGTCTCCCGCATCTTGGTTAAG GCACTGATGGCTATGCCAGCTCCGGATTTCAGTCTGTGTCTCTTTTTGATTCCAGAACGAGTG CAAATGGAGGAGCAGTTCAAGACTCTTATTGTTCTTTCACACTACTTGGAG ACAGGAAGATTCCGTCAATTCTGGGATGAAGCGGCGAAGAGTCGTCACATAGTTGAAGCTGTGCCAG GTTTTGAGCAAGCAATACAAGCCTATGCAATTCATGTCCTTTCCTTGACTTATCAAAAGGTCTCTAGACCTGTGCTCGCTGAG GCTATCAACATCGAAGGTCTGTCCTTGGACAAATTCCTTGAGCACCAGGTAGCAAATAGTGGTTGGATTCTTGAGAAAGGTCATGGCAGGGGCCAACTCATTGTCCTACCTCGCAATGAATTCAACCATCCTGAGCTAAAGAAAAATGCGGCAGATAGCGTCCCGTTTGAGCACATAACCCGTATTTTTCCCATTCTTGGTTGA